Proteins encoded together in one Misgurnus anguillicaudatus unplaced genomic scaffold, ASM2758022v2 HiC_scaffold_34, whole genome shotgun sequence window:
- the LOC141363377 gene encoding intraflagellar transport protein 43 homolog A-like: protein MFCSDIPVIPDLEEVQEEDLTMQIAAPPSVQVNRVMTYRDLDMDLMKYSAFQTLDGEIDLKLLTKVLAPEQEVREEDVGWDWDHLFTEVSSELQTEWDQGERDDQSPLPVT, encoded by the exons ATGTTTTGTTCAGATATTCCAGTGATTCCAGACCTGGAGGAGGTTCAGGAGGAAGATCTCACCATGCAGATCGCTGCTCCTCCCAG TGTCCAGGTGAACCGAGTAATGACCTACAGAGACCTGGACATGGACCTGATGAAGTATTCTGCTTTTCAAACACTG GATGGTGAGATCGATCTGAAGTTACTCACAAAGGTTTTAGCTCCAGAGCAGGAGGTGCGAGAG GAGGACGTCGGTTGGGATTGGGATCATCTGTTCACCGAGGTTTCCTCTGAGCTCCAGACAGAATGGGATCAAGGAGAACGAGACGATCAGTCTCCTCTTCCTGTGACCTGA